A single window of Nicotiana sylvestris chromosome 5, ASM39365v2, whole genome shotgun sequence DNA harbors:
- the LOC104222712 gene encoding protein phosphatase 2C 37-like, which produces MTGMCFGETKTVNPTEPSSEGARRRRMEVHQFRFLAGGMAVAPPLESERKRQKLNKLVSVKSFEIKGKRSKLERIVSLPLSLPCISDIEKGEKKVAENKETERNALDLSESASISSNIERPGVSDSPKFGVTSVCGRRRDMEDAVSIYPTFIQEKREKSSNLHFFGLYDGHGCSHAAMKCKDRMHDIVKNEVESAGEATWKEMMTRSFTKMDKEVVEYSRGGGGAPTADCRCELQTPQCDAVGSTAVVAVVTPNEIIVSNCGDSRAVLCRNGVAIPLSTDHKPDRPDELNRIEEAGGRVIYWDGARVLGVLAMSRAIGDNYLKPYVTSEPEVTITERTVDDECLILASDGLWDVVSNETACGVARMCLRSGRPQSPPGSPANDVTPTVSGDNSDQACTDASILLTRLALARHSSDNVSVVVVDLKRDL; this is translated from the exons ATGACGGGAATGTGTTTTGGTGAGACTAAGACTGTAAATCCAACTGAACCGAGTTCAGAAGGTGCTAGAAGGCGACGGATGGAAGTTCACCAGTTCCGTTTTCTCGCCGGCGGTATGGCGGTGGCTCCACCTCTGGAGAGTGAAAGGAAGAGACAGAAACTGAATAAACTTGTCTCTGTAAAGAGCTTTGAGATTAAGGGGAAGCGATCTAAGTTGGAAAGGATTGTTTCCCTGCCGCTATCGCTGCCGTGCATAAGTGATATTGAGAAGGGCGAAAAGAAGGTAGCAGAGAACAAAGAAACCGAAAGGAACGCATTGGATTTATCGGAATCTGCTTCAATATCGTCCAATATTGAACGCCCAGGGGTTTCTGATTCTCCCAAATTCGGCGTGACATCTGTTTGCGGAAGGAGAAGAGATATGGAAGATGCGGTGTCGATATACCCTACGTTTATTCAGGAGAAACGTGAAAAATCTAGCAACTTGCATTTCTTCGGTCTGTACGACGGCCACGGCTGCTCTCAT GCTGCGATGAAATGTAAAGATAGAATGCACGATATAGTGAAGAACGAGGTTGAAAGCGCAGGGGAAGCTACGTGGAAAGAGATGATGACGCGGAGCTTCACTAAAATGGATAAAGAAGTAGTTGAGTATTCGAGAGGAGGCGGTGGTGCACCAACCGCCGATTGTAGATGTGAACTTCAGACGCCGCAGTGTGATGCCGTTGGATCCACTGCCGTCGTAGCCGTGGTAACTCCAAACGAAATCATTGTGTCCAATTGTGGTGATTCTCGCGCTGTGCTTTGCCGAAATGGCGTTGCTATTCCTCTTTCCACTGATCATAAG CCGGATCGACCCGATGAACTCAATCGGATTGAAGAAGCTGGTGGTCGTGTTATCTATTGGGATGGTgcaagagttcttggagttttGGCCATGTCTCGAGCAATTG GTGACAATTATTTAAAACCGTACGTTACATCTGAACCTGAAGTGACCATAACTGAAAGAACAGTGGATGATGAATGCTTGATATTAGCTAGCGATGGGCTATGGGACGTGGTGTCAAACGAGACGGCATGTGGTGTGGCCCGCATGTGCTTGAGATCCGGGCGACCACAGTCTCCGCCAGGGTCGCCGGCTAATGACGTCACACCAACGGTCTCAGGGGATAACTCTGACCAGGCCTGTACTGATGCGTCGATTCTCTTGACTAGGCTGGCTTTGGCTAGGCATAGTTCTGATAATGTTAGTGTTGTCGTCGTTGATTTGAAGAGAGATTTATAG